From Candidatus Neomarinimicrobiota bacterium, the proteins below share one genomic window:
- a CDS encoding redox-sensing transcriptional repressor Rex, whose protein sequence is MRKIRKFSAPEPSMRRLPAYLHVLTRLLRENRLYVSCTFISNELYLDPTQVRKDLALTGIVGKPRVGYSVQELIDKIKAFLGWDVQRDAILVGVGNLGTALLGYQRFRLYGLNIVAAFDKDPRRIGKTIFGVDVLPVEKMPNLALRKKIDIGIITVGEDAAQEVADLMVQGFIKGIWNFAPKALIVPDNVIVENAQLSVSLGVLTSKMKLSETEKDTV, encoded by the coding sequence ATGCGAAAAATCAGGAAATTCTCTGCTCCGGAACCGTCAATGCGGCGACTGCCCGCTTATTTACATGTCCTCACTCGTTTACTTCGTGAAAACCGGCTTTATGTCTCCTGTACCTTTATTTCCAACGAATTGTATCTGGATCCGACTCAGGTACGGAAAGATCTGGCTTTAACAGGGATTGTAGGCAAACCGCGTGTAGGATATTCTGTTCAGGAATTGATTGATAAGATCAAAGCTTTTCTCGGGTGGGATGTCCAAAGGGATGCGATTCTTGTCGGAGTCGGAAATCTGGGGACGGCATTGTTGGGATATCAGCGCTTTCGTCTGTATGGTTTGAATATTGTGGCGGCATTTGACAAGGATCCCCGGCGAATCGGTAAAACAATCTTTGGTGTGGATGTCCTCCCCGTGGAAAAAATGCCGAACCTGGCATTGAGGAAAAAAATTGATATAGGGATTATTACGGTGGGTGAAGATGCTGCCCAGGAAGTGGCCGATTTGATGGTGCAGGGCTTTATCAAGGGTATCTGGAATTTTGCTCCGAAAGCCCTCATCGTTCCTGACAATGTGATTGTGGAAAATGCCCAACTTTCGGTAAGCCTGGGGGTCCTGACCAGCAAAATGAAGCTGTCCGAAACAGAGAAGGATACGGTGTAA
- a CDS encoding cation:proton antiporter → MTGLNPGILIIFGIGVFGGILSALMARRLSIPQVLGYILLGVLLGEGGIRLVTQEDIQALSSFNYFALGIIGFLVGAEIRFSTLQKYGKQFAAILISEGLLTFFLVGLPITVILYTVMGSWSGAIAAGIIFGAIASATDPASTINVIWEYRSAGILTTTLIAIVALDDALAMTLYGVGTGIAGILAGEGVNWLEQILRISVELGGAILTGFIAAFILKWILRYTDKLEVILPSAIGLLLLTIGTAVFFKMDVIMASMTMGIVVVNLDYERSKKVIQQLKNFSDPIYILFFVLVGARLTLYAMPGWLWLMIGVYVVARTLGKIAGAWFGAVLSKTAPVVKKYAGLGLFAQGGVAIGLSIMASHHLQHIPVSSSMSLGDVVIFGVTTTTFIVQLIGPPMVKWIVKKSGEAGKNVTIEDVLAEMKTSEVLNPKPVIFYEDLPLEKAVDMMAQADQSIFPVVKRSGEWIGLLSVSGIRQVLPDPSLWQWMVSSDVMTDPPKDMIYPHTPLDKALALMNQKGYGEYIVTDETHQKIIGLISRHHIMREVEHRVLAETF, encoded by the coding sequence ATGACGGGACTCAATCCGGGCATTCTGATTATTTTTGGAATTGGTGTGTTTGGGGGGATTCTCAGTGCCTTGATGGCCAGGCGATTGAGTATTCCTCAGGTTTTGGGATATATCCTCTTGGGTGTACTCCTGGGGGAAGGGGGGATCCGCCTGGTGACTCAGGAAGATATCCAGGCTCTCAGTTCCTTTAACTACTTTGCCCTGGGGATTATCGGGTTTCTTGTCGGTGCGGAAATCCGTTTTTCCACACTTCAAAAATATGGGAAACAATTTGCTGCTATCCTGATTTCTGAAGGTTTACTGACATTTTTCCTGGTTGGATTGCCTATTACTGTGATTCTTTACACGGTGATGGGAAGCTGGTCCGGTGCCATCGCTGCCGGGATTATTTTTGGTGCCATTGCCAGTGCCACGGATCCGGCATCCACCATCAATGTCATTTGGGAATACCGGTCTGCCGGGATTTTAACAACCACTCTCATTGCTATTGTGGCCCTGGATGATGCCCTGGCAATGACATTGTACGGTGTGGGGACCGGTATCGCCGGCATCTTAGCAGGGGAAGGTGTCAACTGGCTGGAACAAATACTCCGCATCAGTGTGGAATTAGGCGGTGCTATTCTGACTGGCTTTATTGCTGCCTTCATTCTCAAATGGATTCTTCGCTATACTGACAAACTGGAAGTGATTTTACCCTCTGCAATTGGTCTGTTACTATTAACCATTGGGACGGCTGTATTTTTTAAAATGGATGTGATTATGGCATCCATGACCATGGGGATTGTCGTGGTGAATCTGGATTATGAACGGAGTAAAAAAGTCATTCAGCAACTGAAGAACTTTTCCGATCCCATTTATATCCTCTTTTTCGTCCTGGTCGGTGCCCGGTTGACCTTATATGCCATGCCGGGATGGCTCTGGCTGATGATCGGAGTCTATGTGGTCGCACGTACTTTGGGAAAAATTGCAGGTGCCTGGTTTGGCGCGGTGTTGTCCAAAACCGCCCCGGTTGTTAAAAAATACGCAGGTCTGGGGCTCTTCGCCCAGGGTGGTGTAGCTATCGGTCTGTCCATCATGGCCAGCCATCACCTGCAGCATATTCCGGTCTCTTCTTCCATGTCTCTTGGGGATGTGGTGATTTTCGGCGTGACGACCACAACGTTTATTGTCCAGCTTATCGGCCCTCCCATGGTCAAATGGATTGTGAAAAAATCCGGCGAAGCAGGAAAAAATGTGACCATTGAAGATGTCCTGGCAGAAATGAAAACATCTGAAGTTTTAAATCCTAAACCTGTAATATTCTACGAAGACCTGCCCCTGGAAAAAGCCGTGGATATGATGGCCCAGGCGGACCAGTCAATATTTCCGGTTGTCAAGCGGTCGGGTGAGTGGATCGGCCTGCTGAGTGTCAGCGGTATCCGCCAGGTTTTACCGGATCCCTCCCTCTGGCAATGGATGGTAAGTTCTGATGTGATGACCGATCCTCCCAAAGATATGATATATCCCCATACGCCCCTGGATAAAGCCCTTGCCCTTATGAATCAAAAGGGATATGGTGAATATATTGTAACGGATGAGACTCATCAAAAAATCATTGGCCTCATCAGCCGGCACCACATTATGAGAGAAGTGGAACACCGGGTGCTGGCGGAGACATTTTAG
- a CDS encoding potassium channel protein, producing the protein MIASQRTLLIQIVLLVFGLIFFGALGYHYIEELSWFDSLYMTVITISTVGYGEVFPLSTAGRVWSLILILFGVTILGVIAGKFAEVLTDIRVFRRHKMLKNIKEMKNHIIVCGYGRMGHIVCESLIHSGQPFVVIDRDEKVIEELMHDQIPAIQGDATLDEFLEKANVKDARACVCTLETDADNLFVTFSVREKNKKALIIARCKESANTIKLQKAGANRVINPYEVSGKTIAQILLQPAIHNFIEIFRSRDIDLAMEEIEIPNDSFLSDKRLIDAPLRSKYNLMITVIFDKNHDPYFNPSSDHVLKSGDHVLIMGKTDDLNHLKKDLGISS; encoded by the coding sequence ATGATTGCTTCACAGCGTACATTACTGATACAAATTGTATTGCTTGTATTCGGACTCATCTTTTTTGGGGCGCTGGGATACCACTATATTGAGGAGTTATCCTGGTTCGATTCTTTGTACATGACGGTGATTACCATCAGCACTGTGGGTTACGGCGAAGTTTTTCCCCTGTCCACCGCTGGCCGTGTATGGTCGCTGATTCTGATTTTATTCGGAGTGACCATCCTGGGTGTTATCGCGGGGAAGTTTGCCGAAGTATTAACAGATATACGGGTTTTCAGGAGACATAAAATGCTTAAAAATATTAAAGAGATGAAAAACCATATTATTGTTTGCGGCTATGGAAGAATGGGACATATTGTCTGCGAATCGCTGATCCATTCCGGTCAGCCTTTTGTAGTTATTGACCGGGACGAAAAGGTCATTGAAGAGCTGATGCATGATCAGATCCCGGCAATCCAGGGAGATGCAACACTGGATGAATTTTTGGAAAAGGCGAATGTCAAGGATGCCCGGGCCTGCGTCTGTACCCTGGAAACGGATGCAGACAATCTCTTCGTCACTTTTTCTGTTCGTGAGAAAAACAAGAAGGCACTGATTATTGCCCGGTGCAAAGAATCGGCCAACACGATCAAACTCCAGAAAGCGGGGGCAAACCGCGTCATCAATCCTTATGAAGTGAGTGGAAAAACCATTGCCCAAATCCTTCTGCAGCCGGCCATTCATAACTTTATTGAAATTTTCCGCAGCAGGGATATTGATCTGGCAATGGAAGAAATTGAAATCCCCAACGATAGTTTTTTATCTGACAAACGCCTGATCGATGCACCCCTTCGGTCTAAATACAACCTGATGATTACTGTGATTTTTGATAAAAACCACGATCCTTATTTTAACCCTTCATCGGATCACGTTTTGAAATCCGGTGATCATGTGCTGATCATGGGTAAGACCGATGATTTGAATCATCTGAAGAAGGATTTGGGGATCTCATCCTGA
- a CDS encoding PTS sugar transporter subunit IIA, which produces MNEIMTLEEVADYLRVSERTVYEWVQKGDIPGGKIGTSWRFKRSDIENWVNRRLTPRIPSESKEFSLTVPAVLKPESVKLLQSEHKWGALEELADLIIQTGRMKSKEELMHALHQREDLMSTGIGWGIAVPHVRLTSVKSPVMALGVSRKGIIDYDSLDGLPVHYIIMIAAGRDQHAEYIRLLSLVSARMKDESVVKALLTAEEHEIWSVFTGKDLS; this is translated from the coding sequence ATGAACGAAATTATGACTCTTGAAGAAGTGGCTGATTATTTACGGGTATCCGAACGGACGGTATATGAGTGGGTCCAGAAAGGGGATATTCCCGGTGGTAAGATCGGCACATCCTGGCGTTTCAAACGGTCTGATATTGAAAACTGGGTTAACCGACGGCTCACGCCCCGGATTCCCTCTGAATCCAAAGAATTCAGTCTGACGGTTCCTGCCGTCCTGAAACCGGAATCAGTAAAATTACTCCAATCAGAGCATAAGTGGGGGGCATTGGAGGAACTGGCAGATTTGATTATTCAGACGGGTAGGATGAAATCAAAGGAAGAGCTGATGCATGCTCTTCACCAGCGGGAGGATTTGATGAGTACCGGCATCGGCTGGGGGATTGCCGTTCCCCATGTCCGCCTGACATCGGTCAAATCTCCGGTGATGGCTTTGGGTGTCTCCCGGAAAGGGATTATAGACTACGATTCTCTGGATGGTCTGCCGGTCCATTATATTATTATGATAGCAGCAGGACGCGATCAGCATGCTGAATATATCCGGCTTCTATCTCTGGTCAGCGCCCGTATGAAAGATGAATCGGTGGTCAAAGCCTTGTTGACAGCGGAAGAACATGAAATTTGGTCTGTCTTTACAGGGAAGGATTTGTCATGA
- a CDS encoding MBL fold metallo-hydrolase, whose protein sequence is MSSVRFLGATGTVTGSKYVFESRGKRIMIDCGLFQGLKELRQRNWAPLPLDIHSLDAIILTHAHIDHTGYLPRLVKQGYSGPVYANTATVDLLKIMLMDSAHLQEEDARFLNKIGATKHRPALPLYNKEDAEKAIALLEPVSYGFEFEVIPGVKAKLKDAGHILGSSFVNLYWQTDEGDKRKIVFSGDLGRANRPILKDPATIYNTDYLLVESTYGNRLHEENHPERKLEEIIGETIRKKGSVIIPSFAVGRTQELLYILRDLEEQKRIPQVPVFVDSPMAINATEITSRHIENQDLDARLLHIKGIDAFKTQNTRFTQTREESQKINDFREPCIIISASGMLTGGRILHHLKYRLPDPKHTVLFIGYQAEGTRGRAMLEGKKKIKIHGEHIPVKARVEQISGFSAHADYEEILAWLAGLTHPPKSVFIVHGEPEASRSLAEKINETFHWTVHIPQYDETYKLP, encoded by the coding sequence ATGAGTTCTGTACGATTCCTGGGAGCGACAGGTACGGTAACCGGATCAAAATATGTTTTTGAGAGCCGGGGAAAGCGGATCATGATTGATTGCGGCTTGTTTCAGGGTCTTAAGGAACTGCGGCAGCGGAACTGGGCGCCCTTGCCTTTGGATATTCACTCACTTGATGCCATAATCCTTACCCATGCCCATATCGATCATACAGGATATTTACCCCGTCTGGTGAAACAGGGGTATTCTGGTCCGGTTTATGCAAATACTGCCACAGTAGACCTGTTAAAGATCATGCTTATGGATTCGGCTCACCTGCAGGAAGAAGATGCCCGATTCCTGAATAAAATCGGTGCAACCAAACACAGACCGGCCCTCCCCCTTTATAACAAGGAAGATGCTGAAAAGGCGATTGCTTTGTTGGAACCGGTGTCCTACGGTTTTGAATTTGAGGTGATACCCGGAGTAAAGGCAAAGTTGAAGGATGCAGGACACATTCTGGGCTCCTCTTTTGTAAATCTTTATTGGCAAACGGATGAAGGTGACAAACGGAAAATTGTTTTCAGTGGAGACCTGGGTCGGGCCAACAGACCCATCCTGAAAGATCCTGCTACAATTTACAATACTGATTATCTTTTGGTGGAATCTACCTATGGAAACCGTCTTCATGAGGAAAATCATCCGGAAAGAAAACTGGAGGAGATCATTGGAGAAACAATCCGGAAAAAGGGAAGCGTGATCATACCTTCCTTTGCTGTGGGACGGACTCAGGAGCTCTTGTATATCCTGAGGGATCTTGAAGAACAGAAACGGATTCCACAAGTCCCCGTTTTTGTCGATAGTCCCATGGCCATCAATGCCACAGAAATTACATCCAGGCACATCGAGAATCAGGATTTGGATGCCCGTTTGCTCCATATTAAGGGGATAGATGCTTTCAAAACCCAAAATACCCGATTCACCCAGACCCGGGAAGAATCCCAGAAAATCAACGATTTCAGGGAACCGTGTATCATCATCAGTGCCAGTGGTATGTTGACAGGTGGCCGAATCCTGCATCATCTAAAGTACCGCCTCCCTGATCCGAAACATACTGTCTTGTTTATTGGGTATCAGGCAGAGGGGACCCGTGGACGGGCGATGCTGGAAGGAAAAAAGAAAATCAAAATCCATGGTGAACACATTCCCGTGAAGGCCAGGGTAGAACAAATCAGTGGTTTTTCAGCCCATGCCGACTATGAAGAAATTCTGGCCTGGCTGGCAGGACTCACACATCCGCCCAAATCTGTTTTTATTGTTCATGGCGAACCGGAAGCATCCAGGAGTCTGGCAGAGAAAATTAATGAGACTTTCCATTGGACAGTCCATATCCCCCAATACGATGAAACATATAAACTACCATAA
- a CDS encoding gamma-glutamyl-gamma-aminobutyrate hydrolase family protein, giving the protein MRTVKEKKPLIGVNNNFEERKKAPWITVPGRYLEAVYDNGGIPVVIPPFEDDKHLELYFDFLDGFLFVGGDDYDPSLYGGKVLPDMELAHPRRTNHDLMMMKQVLKQEKPLLAICAGVQIMSIAAGGRLIQHLETGMRHTGEFYHHINILEGSLLAGIFSETKLVVNSYHHQAVDPDCAGQRLNIIAQAPDGIPEALSVQGRSFQLGVQWHPERIDDLHHRDLLFSAFIRAAVNPVET; this is encoded by the coding sequence ATGAGAACAGTTAAAGAAAAAAAGCCTTTGATAGGGGTGAATAATAATTTTGAAGAGAGAAAGAAGGCACCCTGGATCACGGTACCCGGGAGGTATCTTGAGGCCGTTTACGATAATGGTGGAATTCCGGTAGTGATTCCTCCCTTTGAAGATGATAAACACCTGGAACTCTATTTTGACTTTTTGGATGGATTTCTTTTTGTCGGTGGAGATGATTATGATCCTTCTCTTTATGGAGGGAAAGTGTTACCTGACATGGAACTGGCTCACCCCCGGAGGACAAATCATGATTTAATGATGATGAAACAGGTTTTAAAACAGGAAAAACCTCTACTTGCCATTTGTGCCGGAGTACAAATAATGAGTATTGCCGCTGGTGGCCGGTTGATTCAACATCTTGAAACCGGAATGCGGCATACCGGTGAATTCTATCATCACATAAATATCTTGGAAGGTTCTCTTCTTGCCGGGATTTTTTCGGAAACAAAACTTGTTGTCAATTCTTACCATCATCAGGCGGTGGATCCAGACTGTGCAGGTCAGAGATTGAATATCATCGCTCAGGCTCCGGATGGTATTCCTGAAGCCCTCTCCGTTCAGGGACGATCTTTTCAGTTGGGCGTTCAATGGCATCCTGAACGTATAGATGACTTACATCACCGGGATTTGCTTTTTTCAGCCTTCATTCGTGCTGCCGTGAATCCTGTCGAAACATAA
- a CDS encoding pyridoxal phosphate-dependent aminotransferase, with protein sequence MKKTEEVMKPITPAKRVENVKYAIRDIVAIANKAKASGKEMIYLNIGDPNIFGFRTPQHMLDAVTDAMNRNMNGYSPSSGIEEAVEAIRKQAARSGIQNIRDIFVSTGASEAIELCLTALLNPGDNVLLPYPGYPLYTSVVGKLSAEINPYYLNEENDWNLDVADIESRINERTKGIVIINPNNPTGAIYPPETLKQLIELAQKYNLVIFSDEIYDKLCFHGQSYTSLASLTQDTPVVTFNGLSKSYLVPGFRIGWAIFSGPEELMHDYIEGVNKMVRARLCANHPMQYAIKPALEMDQSHIQYVLGELEKRNRITDEMLNDIPEISCVPAKAAFYAFPTLNIPDRDLDYVSDLIRETGVVTVHGSGFGQKEGTQHMRVVFLPEEDRLIKAYDKIRDFTRKRYHSS encoded by the coding sequence ATGAAAAAAACAGAGGAAGTGATGAAACCGATTACACCGGCAAAACGGGTTGAAAACGTTAAATACGCCATACGGGACATTGTTGCCATCGCAAACAAAGCGAAAGCATCCGGAAAAGAGATGATTTATCTGAATATCGGGGATCCGAATATTTTTGGGTTTCGGACACCTCAGCATATGCTGGATGCTGTAACTGATGCCATGAACCGCAACATGAACGGATACTCCCCTTCTTCCGGCATAGAAGAAGCGGTGGAAGCAATCCGGAAACAGGCTGCTCGTTCAGGAATTCAGAACATCCGGGATATTTTTGTTTCAACCGGTGCCAGTGAAGCGATTGAACTGTGTCTTACAGCCTTGCTTAACCCCGGGGATAATGTATTGCTGCCATACCCCGGATATCCTCTCTATACATCAGTTGTGGGGAAACTTTCCGCCGAAATCAATCCTTATTATCTAAATGAAGAGAACGACTGGAATCTAGATGTGGCAGATATTGAGAGCCGCATCAACGAGCGGACCAAAGGTATTGTGATCATCAATCCAAACAATCCCACAGGTGCCATTTATCCGCCGGAGACATTGAAACAACTCATTGAACTGGCCCAAAAGTATAATCTGGTGATTTTCAGCGATGAAATATATGATAAACTCTGTTTTCACGGACAATCCTACACATCCCTGGCTTCCCTGACTCAGGATACACCGGTTGTCACGTTTAACGGACTCTCTAAATCCTATCTGGTGCCGGGATTCCGAATCGGCTGGGCTATTTTCAGTGGACCCGAAGAACTGATGCATGATTACATTGAAGGTGTCAATAAGATGGTCCGTGCAAGACTCTGTGCCAACCATCCCATGCAATATGCCATCAAACCGGCGTTGGAAATGGATCAATCTCACATTCAATATGTCCTTGGCGAACTGGAAAAACGCAACCGGATTACGGACGAAATGCTGAATGATATTCCTGAAATCAGCTGTGTCCCGGCGAAAGCAGCCTTTTATGCCTTTCCAACCCTGAACATCCCGGATCGTGACCTGGATTATGTATCAGATCTCATCCGTGAAACCGGAGTTGTCACGGTTCACGGCAGCGGTTTCGGACAAAAAGAGGGGACACAGCATATGCGGGTGGTTTTTCTGCCGGAAGAAGACAGGCTTATCAAAGCTTACGATAAAATCCGGGATTTCACCCGGAAGCGGTACCATTCATCATAA